The following proteins are co-located in the Streptomyces sp. DT2A-34 genome:
- a CDS encoding elongation factor G-like protein EF-G2, giving the protein MGDKANAHPGAAGRATAADHPASVRNVVLVGHSGSGKTTLVEALALTAGAVNRAGRVEDGGTVSDYDEIEHRQQRSVQLSLVPVEWDGIKINLLDTPGYADFVGELRAGLRAADAALFVVSASDGVDGSTRMVWEECAAVGMPRAIVVTHLEAARADYEEMTRICAEAFGGDDPDAVLPLYLPLHGPQGPDGHAPVTGLIGLLSQQLFDYSSGERKGSEPGEDQLPEIEEARNRLIEGIIAESEDETLMDRYLGGEQVDVKTLIEDLERAVARGTFFPVLAAAPAIDGARQGLGTVEVLELITRGFPTPLEREAPRVTTVDGKPRELKACDPDGPLVAEVVKTASDPYVGRVSMVRVFSGTLHPDETVHVSGHGLADRGHEDHDVDERIGALSAPFGKQQRTLSHAIAGDLACVAKLSRAETGDTLSAKDDPLLMEPWQMPDPLLPLAIQAHSKADEDKLSQGLSRLVAEDPTMRLEQNQNTHQVVLWCLGEAHADVALERLRSRYGVQVDVVPHKVSLRETFANKAAGRGRHVKQSGGHGQYAICEIEVEPLPGGSGIEFVDKVVGGAVPRQFIPSVEKGVRAQAAKGVAAGHPLVDIRVTLLDGKAHSVDSSDAAFQTAGALALREAAADTKIHLLEPVAEVSVLVGDDYVGAVMSDLSGRRGRVLGTEQTSGGRTLIKAEVPEIEIGRYAVDLRSLSHGTARFNRSYARHEPMPPQVAERIREEARDAS; this is encoded by the coding sequence ATGGGCGACAAGGCGAACGCACACCCCGGAGCCGCCGGCAGGGCTACAGCGGCCGACCACCCCGCGTCCGTACGGAATGTGGTGCTGGTCGGCCACAGCGGATCCGGCAAGACGACTCTGGTGGAGGCTCTCGCACTCACGGCGGGAGCGGTGAACCGGGCGGGCCGCGTGGAGGACGGCGGCACCGTCTCCGACTACGACGAGATCGAGCACCGGCAGCAACGCTCCGTGCAGCTCTCCCTGGTGCCCGTCGAATGGGACGGCATCAAGATCAACCTTCTGGACACCCCCGGATACGCCGATTTCGTCGGTGAGCTCAGGGCCGGTCTGCGAGCGGCGGACGCGGCCCTTTTCGTCGTCTCGGCCTCCGACGGCGTGGACGGCTCGACCCGCATGGTGTGGGAGGAGTGCGCGGCCGTCGGCATGCCGCGCGCGATCGTCGTCACGCACCTGGAGGCCGCCCGGGCCGACTACGAGGAGATGACGCGGATCTGCGCGGAGGCCTTCGGCGGGGACGACCCCGACGCCGTGCTCCCGCTGTATCTGCCGCTGCACGGCCCGCAGGGCCCGGACGGGCACGCGCCCGTGACCGGCCTGATCGGGCTGCTGTCGCAGCAGCTGTTCGACTACTCCTCCGGAGAGCGCAAGGGGTCCGAGCCGGGCGAGGACCAGTTGCCTGAGATCGAGGAGGCCCGCAACCGGCTGATCGAGGGGATCATCGCGGAGAGTGAGGACGAGACCCTCATGGACCGGTATCTGGGCGGCGAGCAGGTCGACGTCAAGACGCTGATCGAGGACCTGGAGCGGGCCGTCGCGCGCGGCACGTTCTTCCCCGTCCTGGCCGCCGCCCCGGCCATCGACGGCGCCCGGCAGGGGCTCGGCACGGTCGAGGTGCTGGAGCTGATCACGCGGGGCTTCCCGACGCCGCTGGAGCGCGAGGCGCCGCGGGTCACCACGGTCGACGGCAAGCCGCGCGAGCTGAAGGCGTGCGATCCGGACGGGCCGCTGGTCGCGGAGGTCGTGAAGACGGCGTCCGACCCGTACGTCGGCCGGGTGTCGATGGTGCGCGTCTTCTCCGGCACCCTGCACCCCGACGAGACGGTCCATGTCTCCGGGCACGGGCTGGCGGACCGCGGTCACGAGGACCACGACGTCGACGAGCGGATCGGCGCCCTGTCCGCGCCCTTCGGCAAACAGCAGCGCACCCTCAGCCACGCCATCGCGGGTGACCTGGCCTGTGTGGCGAAGCTGAGCCGCGCGGAGACCGGCGACACGCTGTCGGCCAAGGACGACCCGCTCCTGATGGAGCCCTGGCAGATGCCCGACCCGCTGCTGCCGCTCGCCATCCAGGCGCACAGCAAGGCGGACGAGGACAAGCTGTCGCAGGGGCTGTCCCGGCTGGTCGCCGAGGACCCGACCATGCGGCTCGAACAGAACCAGAACACCCACCAGGTGGTGCTGTGGTGCCTGGGCGAGGCGCACGCGGACGTCGCCCTCGAACGGCTGCGCAGCCGCTACGGCGTCCAGGTCGACGTCGTGCCGCACAAGGTCTCCCTACGGGAGACGTTCGCGAACAAGGCGGCGGGCCGCGGCCGGCATGTGAAGCAGTCCGGTGGGCACGGGCAGTACGCGATCTGCGAGATCGAGGTGGAGCCGCTGCCGGGCGGCTCGGGCATCGAGTTCGTGGACAAGGTCGTCGGTGGCGCGGTGCCGCGGCAGTTCATCCCGTCGGTGGAGAAGGGCGTAAGGGCCCAGGCCGCCAAGGGAGTTGCGGCCGGGCATCCGCTCGTCGACATCCGGGTCACCCTGCTCGACGGCAAGGCGCACTCCGTGGACTCCTCCGACGCCGCGTTCCAGACGGCCGGCGCGCTCGCGCTCCGCGAGGCCGCGGCCGACACGAAGATCCATCTGCTGGAGCCGGTGGCCGAGGTGTCCGTCCTGGTCGGCGACGACTACGTCGGCGCCGTGATGAGCGACCTGTCCGGGCGGCGCGGCCGCGTCCTCGGCACCGAGCAGACCAGCGGTGGCCGCACGCTCATCAAGGCCGAGGTGCCCGAGATCGAGATCGGCCGGTACGCCGTCGATCTGAGGTCGCTGTCGCACGGCACCGCACGCTTCAACCGCTCGTACGCGCGGCACGAGCCGATGCCGCCGCAGGTCGCGGAAAGGATTCGGGAAGAGGCGCGCGACGCCTCGTAG